A region from the Bubalus kerabau isolate K-KA32 ecotype Philippines breed swamp buffalo chromosome 23, PCC_UOA_SB_1v2, whole genome shotgun sequence genome encodes:
- the ELFN1 gene encoding protein ELFN1, whose protein sequence is MAGCGREAPWVWVCVVAALLHAGGLVHGDCWLIEGDKGFVWLAICSQNQPPYEAIPQQINSTIVDLRLNENRIRSVQYAALSRFGNLTYLNLTKNEIGYIEDGAFSGQFNLQVLQLGYNRLRNLTEGVLRGLGKLEYLYLQANLIEAVAPGAFWECPNIVNVDLSMNRIQRLHSATFAGLARLSVCELYSNPFYCSCELLGFLRWLAAFANATQAHDRVQCESPPLYSGYFLLGQGRHGQRSILGKLQSVCTDGPYAVETRPAPGRPPSGRSPPPPPAPPAEPSEAPCAEDECFSGDGTTPLVALPTLAPQAEARPLIKVKQLTQNSATIMVQLPSPFTRMYTLEHFNNSKSSTVSRLTRAQEEIHLTNLYALTNYTYCVVSSSSGLHHNHSCLTICLPQPPGPPGPVSSPSTATRYIVAVLGCLFGMVVALGAVYYCRRRRRRREGKQKQAAAVAGSLNKTIIELKYGPELEAPGLAPLSQGPLLGPEAVTRIPYLPAAPGEVEQYQLAEGSGTPKGSKGGYMEVRAAEQAERRDGEQGRPGPDSQSSVAEISTIAKEVDKVNQIINNCIDALKAESTSFQGGKPGAVSTAEPLAGKRGFLAPAYQDACGLQRHHSLEAAPGAPRASSSSSGSARSPRPYRAEPPALHEAKYIEKGSPAAEAILTVTPAAAVLRAEPEKGRQYGEHRHSYPGPHPAEPPAPPAPPESLGGRKASILEPLTRPRPRDLAYAPLSPQYRHLSYASSPEYTCRASRSLWARFRLSRPRHRDAGECVAAGHALRRKVQFAKDEDLHDILDYWKGVSAQHKS, encoded by the coding sequence ATGGCTGGGTGCGGGCGGGAGGCGccgtgggtgtgggtgtgtgtggtggCCGCCCTGCTGCACGCGGGTGGGCTGGTGCACGGTGACTGCTGGCTCATCGAGGGCGACAAGGGCTTCGTGTGGCTGGCCATCTGCAGCCAGAACCAGCCACCCTACGAGGCTATCCCGCAGCAGATCAACAGCACCATTGTGGACCTGCGGCTCAATGAGAACCGCATCCGCAGCGTGCAGTACGCGGCGCTGAGCCGCTTCGGCAACCTCACGTACCTGAACCTCACCAAGAACGAGATCGGCTACATCGAAGATGGTGCCTTCTCGGGCCAGTTCAACCTGCAGGTACTGCAGCTCGGCTACAACCGGCTGCGCAACCTGACGGAGGGTGTGCTGCGCGGCCTGGGCAAGCTCGAGTACCTGTACCTGCAGGCCAACCTCATCGAGGCGGTGGCGCCCGGCGCCTTCTGGGAGTGCCCCAACATCGTCAACGTGGACCTGTCCATGAACCGCATCCAGCGTCTGCACAGCGCCACCTTTGCGGGCCTGGCGCGGCTCTCGGTGTGCGAGCTCTACAGCAACCCCTTCTACTGCTCCTGCGAGCTGCTGGGCTTCCTGCGCTGGCTGGCGGCCTTCGCCAATGCCACGCAGGCCCATGACCGCGTGCAGTGCGAGTCCCCGCCGCTCTACTCCGGCTACTTCCTGCTGGGCCAGGGCCGCCACGGCCAGCGCAGCATCCTGGGCAAGCTGCAGTCCGTGTGCACGGACGGCCCGTACGCGGTGGAGACCCGCCCGGCGCCCGGCCGCCCCCCCTCCGGCCGCTCGCCGCCACCGCCCCCCGCGCCGCCTGCGGAGCCCAGCGAGGCCCCCTGCGCCGAGGACGAGTGCTTCTCCGGCGACGGCACCACGCCGCTGGTGGCCCTGCCCACGCTGGCCCCGCAGGCCGAGGCCCGCCCGCTCATCAAGGTCAAGCAGCTGACGCAGAACTCGGCCACCATCATGGTGCAGCTGCCCAGCCCGTTCACCCGCATGTACACGCTGGAGCACTTCAACAACAGCAAGTCGTCCACTGTGTCCAGGCTGACCCGGGCCCAGGAGGAGATCCACCTGACCAACCTGTACGCGCTCACCAACTACACCTACTGTGTGGTGTCCAGCAGCTCGGGCCTGCATCACAACCACAGCTGCCTCACCATCTGCCTGCCGCAGCCGCCCGGCCCGCCGGGCCCCGTGTCCAGCCCCTCCACGGCCACCCGCTACATCGTGGCCGTCCTGGGCTGCCTCTTCGGCATGGTGGTGGCGCTGGGTGCCGTCTACTACTGCCGCCGCCGGCGCCGGCGGCGGGAGGGCAAGCAGAAGCAGGCGGCGGCGGTGGCCGGCAGCCTCAACAAGACCATCATCGAGCTCAAGTACGGGCCCGAGCTGGAGGCGCCAGGCCTGGCCCCGCTGTCCCAGGGCCCGCTGCTGGGCCCCGAGGCGGTGACCCGCATCCCATACCTGCCCGCCGCCCCCGGGGAGGTGGAGCAGTACCAGCTGGCGGAGGGCAGCGGGACACCCAAGGGCAGCAAGGGCGGCTACATGGAGGTGCGTGCGGCAGAGCAGGCAGAGCGCAGGGACGGGGAGCAGGGCCGGCCGGGCCCCGACAGCCAGAGCTCGGTGGCTGAGATCTCCACCATCGCCAAGGAGGTGGACAAGGTCAACCAGATCATCAACAACTGCATCGACGCCCTCAAGGCCGAGTCCACCTCCTTCCAGGGCGGCAAGCCGGGCGCCGTGTCCACGGCCGAGCCGCTGGCCGGCAAGCGCGGCTTCCTGGCGCCCGCCTACCAGGACGCCTGCGGCCTGCAGCGGCACCACAGCCTGGAGGCCGCCCCCGGGGCCCCGCGGGCCAGCTCCTCGTCCAGCGGCTCCGCCCGCAGCCCGCGGCCCTACCGCGCCGAGCCCCCTGCGCTGCACGAGGCCAAGTACATCGAGAAGGGCTCACCCGCGGCAGAGGCCATCCTCACGGTGACACCCGCGGCCGCTGTGCTGCGGGCCGAGCCCGAGAAGGGCCGGCAGTACGGGGAGCACCGGCACTCGTACCCCGGGCCCCACCCTGCGGAGCCCCCCGCGCCGCCCGCGCCCCCTGAGAGCCTGGGCGGCCGCAAGGCCTCCATCCTGGAGCCGCTGACGCGGCCGCGACCCCGCGACCTGGCCTACGCGCCCCTGTCGCCGCAGTACCGCCACCTGAGCTACGCCTCCAGCCCCGAGTACACCTGCCGCGCCTCCCGCAGCCTCTGGGCCCGCTTCAGACTGAGCCGCCCGCGGCACCGGGACGCCGGGGAGTGCGTGGCGGCAGGCCACGCGCTGCGGCGGAAGGTGCAGTTCGCCAAGGACGAGGACCTGCACGACATCCTGGACTACTGGAAGGGCGTGTCTGCGCAGCACAAGTCCTGA